From Oscillospiraceae bacterium CM, a single genomic window includes:
- a CDS encoding ABC transporter ATP-binding protein: MIVKVQNLVKRYGDLIALDHFNLEVQEGEVFGLLGPNGSGKTTAIGCILSLLKYDKGTIEVFNKPMNPDSYDAKRDIGIVMQNVAVFKELTVTENIAYFCGLYVPDKKKCAALVEEAIEFVGLQNFRKFLPKKLSGGLLRRLNIACGIAHKPKLIILDEPTVAVDPQSRNSILEGILKLNQDGATVIYTSHYMEEVEQICSRIAIMDKGKTIATGTTNELKGMINVGEKITAELLNPDSSVLGGIKALGHIGSAEIIGSDLVVKSERGKNNLTAVLDYLNANSIAYGKIYCELPTLNDVFLEITGKQLRDEG, translated from the coding sequence ATGATAGTCAAGGTGCAAAACCTCGTCAAACGCTATGGCGACCTGATTGCCCTGGATCACTTTAATCTCGAGGTGCAGGAAGGTGAGGTGTTCGGGCTTTTAGGCCCCAACGGCTCGGGCAAGACAACGGCCATCGGCTGCATTCTGTCGCTGCTCAAATACGATAAGGGCACGATCGAGGTCTTTAATAAGCCGATGAACCCAGACTCGTATGACGCAAAACGGGATATCGGCATCGTCATGCAGAATGTCGCCGTTTTCAAGGAACTGACGGTTACGGAGAACATTGCGTATTTCTGCGGGCTGTACGTCCCCGATAAAAAGAAATGCGCAGCGCTCGTTGAAGAGGCTATCGAATTTGTGGGGCTTCAAAACTTCCGCAAGTTTTTGCCGAAGAAGCTCTCCGGCGGCCTTTTGCGGCGCTTGAACATTGCCTGCGGCATTGCCCACAAGCCGAAGCTCATTATTTTAGACGAGCCGACCGTCGCTGTTGACCCGCAAAGCCGCAACAGCATTCTTGAGGGCATTTTAAAGCTCAACCAAGACGGTGCCACCGTCATCTATACCTCGCATTACATGGAGGAGGTCGAGCAGATCTGCTCCCGCATCGCCATCATGGATAAGGGCAAAACAATCGCGACCGGTACGACAAACGAGCTTAAAGGTATGATCAATGTTGGGGAAAAGATTACAGCCGAGCTGCTAAATCCCGATTCCAGCGTTCTCGGCGGCATCAAGGCGCTTGGGCATATCGGCTCTGCTGAAATCATCGGATCAGACCTTGTCGTTAAATCGGAGCGGGGCAAAAACAACCTGACAGCAGTCCTTGACTATCTTAACGCCAACAGCATTGCCTACGGCAAAATCTACTGCGAGCTGCCGACGCTCAACGACGTGTTCCTGGAGATTACCGGCAAGCAGCTGCGGGACGAGGGGTGA
- a CDS encoding ABC transporter permease → MFGHVFKYRLKILTKGKAEIFWTLIYPMFLAFVFSLAFSNLASAESFKSIPIDVVDNAAYKSQTAVAETLKAVSDDNSDNQEKLFHVTYTTLETAQADLESNQIKGYIVFDGGAHVVVKDSGFDQSFIKEFMDSVTQVGSAVTTIVRENPAAAATLSYDGSANYIKGAVSGKTQADSLAVYYYGLLAMAALFGSFWGIKEIEDIQADNSPHATRLNLAPVHKMKAFTASVCAAILIHFLSLVLVVAFIALVLKVGFGTQLGYVLLTCFFASLMGVSFGAFVAALVKNNGVRLAVTLAVSLVLSSLAGMVNVSLKYLVVNAVPIMAYINPANLISDAFYALYCYGANVRFFLNIALMLAFSVVFSIGVYLVTRGRKYASL, encoded by the coding sequence ATGTTTGGGCATGTGTTTAAATACAGGTTGAAAATCCTGACAAAAGGCAAGGCCGAGATTTTCTGGACGCTCATTTACCCCATGTTTTTGGCGTTTGTTTTCTCGCTCGCTTTTTCTAATCTCGCCAGTGCGGAATCCTTCAAAAGCATCCCCATCGACGTTGTTGACAACGCGGCCTATAAAAGCCAAACAGCCGTTGCAGAGACGCTCAAAGCCGTGTCGGACGATAACAGTGACAATCAGGAAAAGCTCTTCCATGTGACGTATACGACGCTTGAAACGGCGCAGGCAGATCTCGAAAGCAATCAGATCAAGGGCTATATCGTCTTTGACGGCGGCGCGCACGTCGTTGTCAAGGATTCCGGTTTCGACCAGTCCTTTATCAAGGAATTTATGGACAGCGTCACACAGGTCGGCTCGGCCGTGACGACGATTGTCCGAGAAAACCCCGCCGCCGCCGCAACGCTGAGCTATGACGGGAGCGCCAATTACATCAAGGGTGCCGTATCCGGCAAAACACAGGCCGACTCTTTGGCCGTCTATTATTACGGGCTCTTGGCGATGGCGGCACTATTCGGCAGCTTTTGGGGGATCAAAGAAATAGAGGATATTCAGGCCGATAATTCGCCGCACGCCACGCGCCTCAATCTTGCGCCGGTTCACAAAATGAAGGCGTTCACCGCATCGGTCTGCGCCGCCATTTTGATCCACTTTTTATCGCTTGTCCTTGTCGTGGCGTTTATCGCCCTTGTGTTAAAGGTCGGTTTCGGGACGCAGCTCGGCTATGTGCTTCTGACATGCTTTTTCGCCAGTCTCATGGGTGTTTCGTTCGGGGCATTTGTCGCGGCCTTGGTGAAAAACAACGGCGTGCGCCTGGCGGTAACGCTGGCGGTGAGCCTCGTGCTCTCCAGTTTGGCGGGTATGGTCAACGTCTCGCTCAAGTACCTCGTTGTCAACGCCGTGCCGATTATGGCCTATATCAATCCGGCAAATCTTATTTCAGATGCCTTTTACGCTCTTTATTGCTATGGCGCGAACGTGCGCTTCTTCCTCAATATCGCTCTCATGCTGGCGTTCTCGGTTGTCTTTTCCATCGGCGTGTATCTTGTAACGAGGGGGCGGAAGTATGCCAGTCTTTAA
- a CDS encoding ABC transporter permease, which translates to MPVFKAYLKIIRKYLPSLLIYFGMFIAISVIISSLTGSQTTQVFNATMVKIAFISDDSDNALVSGLKSYLANNAQLVQVADTKESLQDALFYGKVSYILRVPSGFEESFMSGADTVTLAKTTQAMSTSSVSIDMLVNKYLNVVRLYHKSLPNLSEQEIVTKTLQNLDESVRIDMASSAGHQKTAGLADYFQYAAYAILGTLIMGITTVTMAFNDGEIRKRNACSPLRPLRLSLSLFLGNAVFALAVWAALCALSLGLFGGFTLDSGAVLLCLNALVFTIVCLTIGFLGGKFIKSPTAQAAFTNIVSLSICFISGVFVPQELLSGTVLKIASLTPGYWYVSAVNTIRSLSSFDLTRIRPILSDMLIQLGFAAALLIVALTVAKQQQRSLES; encoded by the coding sequence ATGCCAGTCTTTAAAGCATATCTGAAAATTATCAGAAAGTATCTGCCCAGTTTGCTGATTTACTTCGGCATGTTTATTGCCATTTCGGTCATCATTTCGAGTCTGACCGGCAGCCAGACAACGCAGGTATTCAATGCCACGATGGTCAAAATCGCCTTTATCAGTGATGATAGCGACAATGCCCTTGTGAGCGGCCTCAAGTCATATCTGGCCAATAACGCGCAGCTCGTCCAAGTGGCTGACACAAAGGAAAGCCTGCAGGATGCGCTCTTTTACGGTAAGGTTTCGTACATCCTCCGTGTGCCGAGCGGCTTTGAGGAGAGTTTTATGAGCGGCGCGGACACCGTCACGCTCGCAAAAACGACGCAGGCGATGTCAACAAGCAGTGTCAGCATCGACATGCTCGTCAACAAGTATTTAAACGTCGTCCGGCTGTATCATAAAAGCCTTCCGAATCTGAGCGAGCAGGAGATTGTTACGAAAACGCTCCAAAACCTCGATGAAAGCGTTCGGATCGACATGGCGTCAAGCGCCGGCCATCAAAAAACAGCGGGTCTTGCCGACTACTTTCAATACGCGGCGTATGCCATTTTAGGAACGCTCATCATGGGCATCACAACGGTCACAATGGCTTTTAACGACGGTGAAATAAGAAAAAGAAACGCCTGTTCACCGCTGCGCCCGCTGCGCCTGAGTCTGAGCCTATTTTTGGGCAATGCCGTTTTTGCCCTCGCTGTCTGGGCTGCACTCTGCGCCCTCTCGCTTGGGCTTTTCGGCGGATTCACGCTCGATAGCGGTGCTGTGCTCCTGTGTCTCAATGCGCTGGTTTTTACTATCGTCTGTCTGACCATCGGGTTTCTTGGCGGCAAGTTCATCAAAAGTCCTACTGCGCAGGCGGCCTTTACAAACATCGTCTCCCTCAGCATTTGCTTTATCAGCGGCGTTTTTGTACCGCAGGAGCTGCTCAGCGGCACCGTATTGAAAATTGCAAGCTTAACGCCCGGTTACTGGTATGTCAGTGCCGTCAACACCATTCGGAGCCTCTCGTCGTTTGACTTGACGCGTATCAGGCCGATCCTTTCCGATATGCTCATCCAGCTCGGGTTTGCCGCAGCGCTCCTGATCGTTGCGCTCACCGTCGCAAAGCAGCAGCAGCGCAGTCTGGAGAGCTGA
- a CDS encoding zinc ribbon domain-containing protein: MKFCPNCGKELGDEAVFCTGCGAGIGNAASSNPPASTGGAYDASNTASAPVQNGSNQQGGAQQGPAYYQNAPQGQPYYQNTPQGQPYYQNAPYPGGPAYPGGPGGGKKTLPIIIAVVAAVVVIGGVITTFLLLSNKNNTSLAGGPGTSTNVRPPADTATPVVTDMSIPQALADFDTATADNILAAFEDIGLDANAISNFDTYSEADVGTVYTFTYKGSVVDLLVYSDGSVYSIETKGTQVYLEGYESYSMSDYLGGTTHYDESYPDSGYVFYKDEQDIDGALLVTTKPGNDYAVEIISSDGQTLISAFYIQGGETEYLMGLPTGTYEIRYAAGPTWYNTDELFGDGTVYFVLDSQVTVTKSEDSLIVLDAAGSGTSASPITYDEF; encoded by the coding sequence ATGAAATTCTGTCCAAACTGCGGAAAAGAACTGGGCGACGAAGCTGTCTTCTGTACGGGCTGCGGGGCCGGTATCGGTAACGCCGCGAGTTCAAATCCGCCTGCTTCAACAGGCGGCGCTTATGACGCTTCGAACACAGCCAGCGCTCCAGTTCAGAACGGATCAAACCAGCAAGGCGGGGCACAGCAGGGTCCGGCGTATTACCAAAACGCGCCCCAGGGCCAACCGTACTATCAAAACACGCCGCAAGGTCAGCCGTACTATCAAAACGCACCGTATCCGGGCGGCCCGGCATACCCCGGCGGGCCCGGCGGCGGGAAAAAAACACTGCCGATCATCATCGCCGTTGTGGCGGCTGTTGTCGTAATAGGCGGCGTGATTACAACATTTCTGCTCCTGTCCAACAAAAACAACACGAGCCTCGCCGGAGGCCCCGGCACCTCCACCAACGTTCGCCCGCCAGCCGACACTGCAACACCGGTTGTGACGGATATGAGCATTCCGCAGGCACTTGCCGACTTTGATACGGCCACCGCCGACAACATTCTGGCTGCTTTTGAGGATATCGGCCTCGACGCCAACGCCATTTCAAATTTCGATACTTATTCAGAAGCTGACGTCGGCACTGTTTACACCTTCACTTATAAGGGTTCCGTCGTTGATTTGCTCGTCTACAGCGACGGCTCGGTGTACAGCATTGAGACTAAAGGGACGCAGGTCTATCTCGAAGGATATGAGTCCTACTCTATGTCCGATTATCTCGGCGGAACAACGCATTACGACGAGAGCTATCCGGACAGCGGCTATGTATTCTACAAGGATGAGCAGGATATTGACGGTGCGCTTTTAGTTACAACGAAGCCCGGTAACGACTATGCCGTGGAAATCATCAGCTCTGACGGCCAAACGCTCATCAGCGCCTTTTACATACAAGGCGGCGAGACGGAATATCTGATGGGCCTTCCGACTGGCACCTATGAAATCAGATATGCTGCCGGTCCAACCTGGTATAACACTGACGAGCTGTTCGGCGATGGCACGGTTTATTTCGTCCTTGACAGCCAGGTAACCGTCACGAAGTCGGAAGACAGCCTCATTGTCCTCGACGCCGCGGGCAGCGGCACATCGGCCTCACCGATTACTTACGACGAGTTTTAA
- a CDS encoding HAD family hydrolase yields the protein MDIIRGKKGYIIDMDGVIYHGDRLLPGVKEFVDWLYRENKKFLFLTNASGRSPRELQQKLYRMGLDVDESHFYTSALATAKFLSRQHPGCSAYAIGEPGLFNALHDSGITSNDINPDYVVVGETGTYNYEKICLAVRLVLAGAKLVGTNSDLTGPSENGIIPACRALVAPIELATGRSAYYIGKPNPLMMRTGLSLLGTHSEETAMIGDRMDTDIIAGIESGLDTVLVLSGVTTEKIMEKYPYRPRVVLGGVGEIPLS from the coding sequence ATGGATATTATCAGAGGGAAAAAAGGCTATATTATCGATATGGACGGCGTAATATACCATGGGGACAGGCTCTTGCCTGGGGTCAAGGAATTTGTGGACTGGCTTTACAGGGAGAATAAAAAGTTCCTTTTTCTCACAAACGCCAGCGGCCGCTCACCGAGGGAGCTGCAGCAAAAGCTTTATCGTATGGGGCTGGATGTCGATGAAAGCCATTTTTATACGAGCGCGCTCGCCACGGCAAAATTTTTAAGTCGCCAGCATCCCGGTTGCAGCGCCTACGCCATCGGTGAGCCCGGCTTATTTAACGCGCTGCATGATTCCGGCATCACCAGTAATGACATTAACCCCGATTATGTTGTCGTTGGGGAGACAGGCACGTATAATTATGAAAAAATTTGTCTCGCCGTCCGCCTCGTTTTGGCAGGGGCCAAGCTTGTCGGAACAAATTCCGACCTGACGGGGCCGAGTGAAAACGGCATTATCCCCGCCTGCCGGGCGCTTGTCGCGCCGATTGAGCTGGCGACTGGGCGAAGCGCTTATTACATTGGAAAGCCGAACCCCTTGATGATGCGGACGGGCCTTAGCCTGCTCGGCACGCATTCCGAAGAGACGGCGATGATCGGCGACCGCATGGATACGGATATCATTGCCGGTATCGAAAGCGGCTTGGATACCGTACTCGTTCTCTCCGGCGTGACGACGGAGAAAATCATGGAAAAGTACCCCTATCGGCCGCGTGTTGTCTTGGGCGGCGTTGGGGAAATCCCCCTTTCGTAA
- a CDS encoding divergent PAP2 family protein, with the protein MDWFLQLVRNAIIINGSIAWVSAQVLKTLIHAVVNKKLDLPRLVGDGGMPSSHSATVTAVAATCALNYGLSSYQFGISAMLAFIVMHDAMGVRLEAGKQAKVLNQMIAFIDSFGQDLTPEEKLKEFVGHTPMQVFAGAALGLMIALVF; encoded by the coding sequence ATGGACTGGTTTTTGCAGCTTGTGAGAAACGCGATCATCATCAATGGTTCCATCGCATGGGTGTCGGCTCAGGTGCTGAAAACGCTCATCCATGCTGTTGTCAACAAAAAGCTCGATTTGCCACGCCTCGTTGGTGACGGCGGCATGCCGAGCAGCCACTCGGCGACGGTGACGGCCGTTGCTGCGACATGCGCGTTGAATTACGGGCTGTCCTCTTATCAGTTTGGTATTTCGGCCATGCTGGCCTTTATCGTTATGCACGACGCCATGGGCGTTCGACTGGAGGCGGGTAAACAGGCAAAGGTTCTCAACCAGATGATCGCCTTTATTGATTCCTTCGGGCAGGACTTAACGCCAGAGGAAAAGCTGAAGGAATTTGTTGGCCATACGCCGATGCAGGTGTTTGCCGGGGCGGCGTTAGGTCTCATGATCGCGCTCGTTTTCTGA
- a CDS encoding inorganic phosphate transporter encodes MAEGTVQVIVVAVIAAGLIFALSNGLHDASSVVATFIACGAASPGIAVLLASFFGLAGAVFGGSLVANTISSVIDLPASVPLLYVLLAAIIGATLWNAVTWGFGLPSSSTHALIGGIVGAVIVSSGPGHVLWGVRELAAAGHQFVGIVKIVVSLGLSPLLGFVLAFAAEKAAMLLLRNAKAAANKWLKRLQWVVTAGLSFSHGANDTQKILGLIILALAAGGGASASTVPIWARLGSGAFLFLGTLLGGWRIMKTVGRGIYELKPVHSLSAQLSSAMSLLFANATGAPVSTTHVVVGTVMGVGAADNFRMVNWKVVKDIIVSWVITIPAAGAAAAVVYLVMSVLSRAIMR; translated from the coding sequence ATGGCGGAAGGAACGGTTCAGGTCATTGTTGTCGCCGTAATCGCGGCAGGTCTTATATTTGCGCTGTCCAACGGCCTGCACGACGCAAGCTCCGTTGTGGCAACGTTTATCGCCTGCGGTGCGGCGTCGCCGGGCATTGCTGTTTTGCTTGCTTCGTTCTTCGGGCTTGCCGGGGCCGTTTTCGGCGGCAGTTTGGTTGCTAACACCATCTCGTCCGTCATTGATCTTCCGGCGTCGGTGCCGCTGCTTTATGTACTGCTGGCTGCCATTATCGGTGCGACGCTCTGGAACGCCGTCACATGGGGGTTTGGCCTGCCGTCAAGCTCAACACATGCGCTGATCGGCGGGATTGTCGGCGCGGTTATCGTTTCATCAGGGCCCGGCCATGTTTTGTGGGGCGTTCGGGAGCTGGCGGCGGCGGGGCACCAGTTTGTCGGCATCGTGAAAATCGTCGTGTCTCTCGGTTTATCGCCGCTTTTAGGCTTTGTGCTGGCGTTTGCCGCTGAAAAAGCCGCCATGCTTCTTTTAAGAAACGCGAAAGCTGCCGCAAACAAATGGCTCAAACGCCTGCAGTGGGTCGTTACAGCCGGTCTGTCATTTTCCCATGGGGCGAACGATACACAAAAAATACTTGGTCTCATTATCTTGGCTCTTGCTGCCGGGGGCGGCGCCTCCGCAAGCACCGTTCCAATCTGGGCGCGGCTTGGCAGCGGGGCTTTTTTGTTTTTGGGGACGCTTTTGGGCGGCTGGCGAATCATGAAAACAGTTGGCAGAGGCATCTATGAACTCAAACCGGTGCACAGTCTCAGCGCCCAGCTGTCTTCGGCCATGTCACTGCTCTTTGCCAACGCCACGGGCGCACCTGTTTCAACAACGCACGTCGTCGTCGGCACCGTTATGGGTGTCGGCGCGGCTGATAATTTTCGTATGGTCAATTGGAAGGTTGTTAAGGATATTATCGTCTCGTGGGTCATTACCATTCCGGCTGCCGGCGCGGCGGCGGCTGTTGTCTATCTTGTCATGAGCGTCTTATCAAGGGCAATTATGAGGTGA
- a CDS encoding DUF47 family protein, which translates to MNTGFFARLFPVKYDFIKLLEEQGELNSRAVGALLRWLDGGSVVDAETMQALYNEADRARKELERQLVEAFSTPFDRGDIYYISRTMNKVLAYAESTLTAMQTFDMQPDKIIIGMAEKLQLGSDTFLSSVRMLKTAPNKAEAYIPAIRATHLETEALYRAGMLDAFQSGDAMGALRRREIYHHLKDASKNLEDAVDILHRIIVRLV; encoded by the coding sequence ATGAACACAGGCTTTTTTGCACGGCTTTTTCCGGTGAAATATGACTTTATCAAGCTTCTGGAGGAGCAGGGGGAATTAAACAGCCGCGCCGTCGGTGCGCTGTTGCGCTGGCTTGACGGCGGCAGTGTGGTAGATGCCGAGACGATGCAGGCGTTGTATAACGAAGCCGACCGCGCGCGCAAGGAGCTGGAACGCCAACTGGTGGAGGCGTTTTCAACACCATTTGATCGTGGCGACATTTATTACATTTCCCGTACAATGAACAAGGTGCTGGCGTACGCCGAATCAACACTGACGGCGATGCAGACGTTTGACATGCAGCCTGATAAAATTATCATTGGCATGGCGGAAAAGCTCCAGCTCGGGTCAGACACCTTTTTGTCGTCCGTCCGGATGCTGAAAACAGCACCGAACAAGGCCGAGGCGTATATTCCGGCCATTCGGGCAACGCATCTTGAAACAGAGGCGCTCTACCGCGCCGGAATGCTGGATGCTTTTCAAAGCGGCGATGCCATGGGGGCACTGCGCCGCCGGGAGATTTACCATCATTTGAAGGATGCGTCAAAAAATCTGGAGGACGCTGTCGACATTCTCCACAGGATTATCGTCCGCCTCGTTTGA
- the amrA gene encoding AmmeMemoRadiSam system protein A, with the protein MITGAFIMPHPPIILPEIGRGEEKKLRKTIDACRKAAQMIAQLAPQTIVLTTPHSVTYADYIHISPGERAEGDMGRFSAPGVKLHADCDTAFIAALEEEALADGLAAGTLGTREKTLDHGAMIPLSFVNEQYKNYRLVRVGLSGLSFAQHYRFGMCVRKAAEKLGRSVVMLASGDLSHKLLESGPYGFDAAGALFDQEITGAMAAGDFLRFLSIPPAIADKAAECGLRSFIIMAGALDGQAVDAQLLSYEGPFGVGYGVASFIPKGPQPNRHFLDIFIKAEAVRLGALRDAADPYVRLARLSIERFVKTGKRADLPDQLPEEMRRRRAGVFVSIKKDGQLRGCIGTIAPVTGCIAEEILKNAVSACSEDPRFEAVRPEELSSLVYSVDVLSPPEPIASPQELDVRRYGVIVTAGRRRGLLLPNLEGVDTVQAQIDIARQKAGIRPGEQVSLERFEVVRHT; encoded by the coding sequence GTGATTACAGGCGCCTTTATCATGCCGCACCCGCCGATTATCCTGCCGGAAATCGGGCGCGGCGAAGAAAAAAAGCTGCGAAAAACGATTGACGCCTGCCGGAAGGCCGCCCAAATGATTGCACAGCTTGCCCCGCAGACGATTGTCCTCACAACGCCGCACAGCGTCACTTATGCCGACTATATCCACATATCGCCGGGCGAACGTGCCGAAGGCGACATGGGCCGTTTCTCGGCGCCCGGCGTCAAACTGCACGCCGACTGTGATACGGCGTTTATCGCGGCGCTTGAAGAAGAGGCGCTGGCAGACGGCCTTGCGGCCGGGACACTTGGCACACGGGAAAAAACGCTTGACCACGGGGCCATGATCCCGCTGTCGTTTGTCAACGAGCAGTACAAAAACTACCGCCTCGTGCGTGTCGGTCTGTCTGGCCTGTCTTTTGCGCAGCACTACCGCTTCGGCATGTGCGTGCGCAAAGCCGCTGAAAAACTGGGGCGCAGCGTCGTGATGCTCGCCAGCGGTGACCTGTCGCACAAGCTTTTGGAAAGCGGGCCGTACGGCTTTGACGCGGCGGGTGCTTTATTCGATCAGGAGATCACCGGCGCGATGGCGGCGGGCGATTTCCTGCGCTTTTTGTCCATACCTCCGGCCATCGCGGATAAGGCGGCCGAGTGCGGCCTGCGCTCGTTTATCATCATGGCGGGCGCGCTCGACGGGCAGGCGGTTGATGCTCAGCTTCTGTCCTACGAGGGGCCGTTCGGCGTCGGCTACGGCGTCGCGTCTTTTATCCCGAAAGGACCCCAGCCCAATCGTCATTTTCTCGATATCTTTATCAAAGCCGAAGCCGTGCGGCTCGGGGCGCTGCGCGACGCGGCGGATCCGTATGTACGCCTGGCGAGGCTTTCTATTGAACGCTTCGTCAAAACCGGCAAACGCGCAGACCTCCCCGATCAGCTGCCGGAGGAAATGCGACGTCGGCGCGCCGGCGTCTTTGTCTCGATCAAAAAAGACGGGCAGCTGCGCGGCTGTATCGGCACGATTGCGCCCGTGACGGGGTGCATTGCCGAGGAAATTTTAAAGAACGCCGTCAGCGCCTGCTCGGAGGACCCGCGTTTTGAGGCGGTGCGCCCGGAAGAGCTCAGCAGTCTTGTCTACAGCGTGGACGTGCTCTCACCGCCGGAGCCAATTGCGTCACCGCAAGAGCTGGACGTTCGGCGCTACGGCGTCATCGTCACCGCCGGCCGCCGCCGCGGTCTTCTGCTGCCGAACCTGGAGGGTGTTGATACCGTCCAAGCGCAAATTGACATCGCGCGGCAGAAGGCCGGGATTCGCCCGGGGGAACAAGTCAGCCTCGAGCGCTTTGAGGTGGTGCGCCACACGTGA
- the amrS gene encoding AmmeMemoRadiSam system radical SAM enzyme, whose amino-acid sequence MKIACDICPHACFIEEGHVGFCHARGNTGEKITAVNYGRLTSLALDPIEKKPLKRFLPGSLILSVGSFGCNLRCPFCQNCTISMADMTAETAFWPPEQLIDYTLALRPQGNIGLAYTYNEPLVGYEYVLDCARLAQTHELKNVLVTNGYVCEEPLRALLPLVDAMNIDLKGFTEAFYEKLSGDLETVKRTVAISAGQCHVEVTTLIIPGENDGEDEILSLASWLGTVSPDIPLHLTRFFPRYQYADKSPTPVETLQRLGEIARQHLRHVYLGNI is encoded by the coding sequence GTGAAGATAGCGTGCGATATCTGCCCGCATGCCTGTTTTATCGAAGAAGGCCATGTCGGCTTTTGTCATGCCAGAGGCAACACGGGCGAAAAAATCACCGCCGTCAACTACGGCAGGCTCACGAGTCTGGCCCTTGACCCCATCGAAAAAAAGCCGCTCAAACGCTTTCTCCCCGGCAGCCTCATCCTGTCCGTCGGAAGCTTCGGCTGTAATCTGCGCTGCCCGTTCTGCCAAAACTGTACCATCTCGATGGCCGATATGACGGCTGAAACGGCCTTTTGGCCGCCGGAACAGCTTATCGACTATACCTTGGCGCTCCGCCCCCAGGGGAATATCGGCCTTGCGTATACGTATAACGAACCGCTTGTCGGCTATGAGTATGTCTTGGACTGCGCGCGCCTGGCGCAGACGCATGAGCTCAAAAACGTCCTCGTCACAAACGGCTATGTCTGTGAAGAGCCTCTGCGCGCCCTCCTGCCGCTTGTAGACGCCATGAACATCGATCTCAAGGGTTTTACCGAGGCGTTTTACGAAAAGCTCTCAGGCGACTTAGAGACGGTTAAACGGACCGTTGCCATATCAGCCGGGCAGTGCCATGTCGAGGTAACGACGCTCATCATCCCCGGCGAAAATGACGGGGAGGACGAGATACTGTCTCTGGCATCGTGGCTTGGTACCGTTTCACCCGACATTCCACTCCATTTGACCCGCTTTTTCCCCCGCTATCAATACGCCGATAAAAGCCCCACGCCCGTTGAAACGCTTCAAAGGCTCGGAGAAATCGCAAGGCAACACCTCCGTCACGTCTACCTAGGCAATATTTAA
- the tlp gene encoding small acid-soluble spore protein Tlp, with protein sequence MKHNPDNRADNVAHIQKSIDDTVRNIRETDKTLRATSNDKTREELSDKNERRKEALESFRREIKDEAAHLKGKKNF encoded by the coding sequence GTGAAACATAATCCCGACAACAGGGCCGATAACGTCGCGCATATCCAGAAGAGCATCGACGATACGGTTCGGAACATCCGCGAAACGGACAAGACGCTGCGCGCGACCTCGAATGACAAAACGCGCGAGGAACTCTCGGACAAGAATGAGCGGCGCAAAGAGGCGCTTGAGAGCTTCCGCCGGGAGATTAAGGACGAGGCGGCGCATCTAAAGGGCAAAAAGAACTTCTGA